Proteins co-encoded in one Spirosoma endbachense genomic window:
- a CDS encoding ATP-grasp domain-containing protein, which translates to MHILTLGTAGKYLLEAAKETDCTLQAYEPLDLYLYISENVSGYDRIYDGNPELEKPQRLKIKDYDFIIPRLSGQLEHKTVVLEHLNNNLGIYSPQKGEPLRTASNKIQTTLRLSQAGLKTPKTVWSKAPAHVQYIIEDLMDGLPVVVKSVYGSQGSGVSILETKLSANTTLESFYKHEINVKLQRYIDGNFTDIRAIVVGDEVVTAMERTANKGDFRANLSKSGSGRKLVLSKEDQQLCIDASKAVGLEYSGVDLMKDKEGISYVIEVNGNPGTKIIDITGINFFKNLIEYCIKEKKRGATTKEGYGAYRTDTFTDDDGKIYVAHVMGDVTHLANHPQVASLHTNFYEKLNQVNKKTYARANR; encoded by the coding sequence ATGCATATCCTAACACTAGGTACTGCCGGTAAGTATCTCCTAGAAGCCGCCAAAGAGACGGATTGTACTTTGCAAGCCTACGAGCCTTTAGACTTGTATCTGTACATCAGTGAAAACGTTAGCGGCTATGATCGTATCTATGATGGCAATCCAGAACTGGAAAAACCCCAACGATTAAAAATAAAAGATTACGATTTTATCATTCCCCGGCTTTCAGGACAATTAGAACACAAAACGGTTGTCCTGGAACACTTAAACAATAATCTGGGGATCTACTCCCCACAAAAAGGAGAACCGCTTCGTACTGCCTCAAATAAGATCCAAACAACGCTTCGGCTTTCACAAGCTGGCTTAAAAACCCCTAAGACGGTTTGGTCAAAAGCCCCGGCTCACGTTCAATACATCATTGAAGATCTTATGGACGGTTTACCAGTTGTCGTTAAATCAGTATATGGCTCTCAAGGTTCAGGTGTTTCAATTCTGGAAACCAAGCTATCAGCTAACACAACCCTAGAGAGTTTTTATAAGCATGAAATCAATGTAAAGCTTCAGCGCTACATTGACGGTAATTTCACTGATATACGAGCGATTGTGGTAGGTGATGAAGTAGTAACAGCTATGGAACGAACGGCCAACAAAGGCGACTTTCGGGCCAACCTATCCAAGTCGGGTTCTGGCCGCAAGCTCGTCCTATCAAAAGAAGATCAACAGCTCTGTATTGATGCCAGTAAAGCAGTTGGCTTAGAGTACTCAGGCGTAGACTTGATGAAGGATAAGGAAGGTATTAGCTATGTCATCGAGGTAAACGGCAATCCAGGGACCAAGATTATTGACATAACAGGTATTAACTTCTTTAAGAACCTGATTGAATATTGTATAAAAGAAAAAAAGCGAGGAGCAACCACTAAAGAAGGCTACGGTGCTTACCGCACTGATACGTTTACTGATGATGATGGTAAGATATACGTGGCTCATGTAATGGGAGATGTCACTCATCTAGCTAATCATCCCCAGGTCGCGAGCTTACACACCAATTTTTATGAGAAGTTAAACCAAGTAAACAAAAAGACTTATGCCAGAGCCAACCGATGA
- a CDS encoding helix-turn-helix domain-containing protein yields the protein MFSNAPLLEQINEKLDLLLAAQPDEWLTPNDVQRIFKLGKTRFWQLVNDGAFPVSRPHSVPDKKTRSVWIKRADVEDFMRRGYPKES from the coding sequence ATGTTTTCTAACGCCCCCCTTCTTGAACAGATCAATGAAAAATTGGATCTGCTTCTAGCTGCTCAACCCGATGAGTGGCTCACTCCAAATGATGTACAACGCATATTCAAGCTTGGAAAAACCCGTTTCTGGCAATTAGTAAACGATGGCGCTTTCCCTGTATCACGCCCTCATTCTGTACCAGATAAAAAAACTCGTTCTGTTTGGATCAAACGGGCTGACGTAGAAGACTTTATGAGGAGAGGTTACCCTAAAGAATCGTAA
- a CDS encoding DNA-primase RepB domain-containing protein produces MSNLTQTAIERYLSVFDAASYKVQLKNRLTDEGFWVDYTPDQLAKSETVRYLRDKNSKGFDIYARPIGYQYVLLDDLSFDSLSELARLKPCLLIETSPTNYQAWLILPTIPANRDIAKVSCQTLAIQLGADLASAEPDHVGRLPGFTNRKEKYRLQSGLFPFVRLCRAANRLSTFYPCGGAVLNKNTTAINSMPLYQHSPSKNSSSEQDFGVACGLIRAGKTDIEISQHLERTSPDLAVRKGKYLESYLQRTIANAHKAIQSII; encoded by the coding sequence ATGAGCAACTTAACTCAAACAGCAATTGAACGATACCTGTCCGTTTTCGATGCGGCTAGTTATAAGGTGCAGCTTAAGAATCGATTGACCGATGAAGGTTTTTGGGTGGACTATACGCCCGATCAGTTAGCAAAATCTGAAACCGTCCGCTATTTGCGGGATAAGAATAGCAAGGGGTTCGATATATATGCCCGTCCAATTGGCTATCAATACGTCTTACTTGATGATCTGAGTTTCGATTCATTAAGCGAGCTGGCTAGACTTAAGCCCTGTTTGCTGATTGAAACTAGCCCCACCAACTATCAAGCTTGGCTAATTCTTCCAACGATACCAGCTAACCGGGATATTGCTAAAGTATCCTGTCAAACGCTAGCTATTCAATTAGGAGCAGACCTTGCCAGTGCAGAACCGGATCACGTTGGGCGTTTGCCAGGCTTCACTAATCGAAAAGAAAAGTACCGCTTACAAAGTGGATTGTTTCCGTTTGTTCGGCTATGTCGAGCCGCAAACCGGCTGTCAACTTTTTACCCCTGTGGGGGGGCTGTGCTCAATAAAAATACAACTGCAATAAATAGTATGCCGCTCTATCAGCATAGCCCCAGCAAGAATAGCAGTAGTGAACAAGACTTTGGTGTAGCCTGTGGACTCATCAGAGCAGGTAAAACCGACATCGAAATTAGTCAACACTTGGAAAGGACTAGTCCAGACCTAGCAGTCAGAAAAGGCAAGTATTTGGAAAGCTATCTACAACGCACCATTGCCAACGCTCACAAAGCAATACAATCAATCATCTAA
- a CDS encoding site-specific integrase encodes MTHKVRYRLLFNRRKQTTKDGKAPVVIEAYQNGLRRYFATGFKVRKEDWDFRKDELKNPTHMSKVRKQITDLSDFETLFESQYKQAFTLKDFDLMLKAANQPNKAKATFSSHYREQLQRRKPELSYRAFQHSQLVLTRLHEFNAGNDLEFDTLTLDFIERFDFHLKTTLRLGANYIYKYHQAIKKCLDNAERKGLFLPQQNPYNDFRPKKARVNKVALQIEEIERIERLIFTEENQHLTFYRDAFLFAFYTSLRISDITRISRKHILQTNEGILLEFVTQKSKKEARLPLGLLFPTADGHSKPERILITYSRTDSQPFFRRSHVKMNKHLKEVIRMAGITKAVTFHTARHSGLTYLSTVLPTPMVKELAQHSDIQTTMGYVHTSGHAIETALRAIKWPNSYQK; translated from the coding sequence ATGACGCACAAAGTAAGGTATCGACTTCTGTTCAACCGCCGTAAACAGACCACTAAAGACGGTAAAGCACCCGTTGTTATTGAAGCCTATCAAAATGGCTTGCGACGGTATTTTGCAACAGGCTTTAAAGTCAGAAAAGAGGACTGGGATTTTCGTAAAGATGAGCTGAAGAATCCTACTCACATGAGTAAAGTTCGTAAGCAGATAACGGATCTGAGCGATTTTGAAACCCTGTTTGAGAGTCAATACAAACAGGCGTTTACTCTGAAAGATTTTGACTTGATGCTAAAGGCTGCTAATCAGCCTAATAAAGCGAAGGCCACCTTTTCAAGCCACTATCGGGAGCAGTTGCAACGCAGAAAGCCCGAGCTGTCTTACCGGGCCTTTCAACATTCTCAATTAGTATTGACGCGCTTGCATGAATTTAACGCGGGTAACGATCTGGAATTTGATACGTTAACTCTGGACTTTATAGAACGGTTTGACTTCCACCTAAAGACCACTCTTCGGCTTGGAGCCAATTATATCTATAAGTATCATCAAGCAATCAAGAAATGCCTGGACAATGCCGAACGCAAAGGACTTTTTTTACCCCAACAGAACCCTTATAACGACTTTAGGCCAAAGAAAGCCCGAGTCAATAAGGTAGCCTTACAAATTGAAGAAATCGAGCGAATCGAACGGTTAATATTTACGGAAGAAAACCAGCATTTAACCTTTTACCGTGATGCCTTTTTGTTTGCCTTTTATACCTCACTACGGATCAGCGATATTACCCGGATTAGTCGCAAACACATCTTGCAAACTAATGAGGGCATACTGCTTGAATTTGTAACGCAAAAATCTAAAAAGGAAGCTCGTTTACCGCTTGGGCTATTGTTTCCAACTGCTGACGGACACAGCAAGCCAGAGCGAATACTAATAACCTATTCACGTACGGATTCACAACCTTTCTTTAGACGGTCTCATGTGAAAATGAATAAACATCTTAAAGAGGTTATTCGAATGGCCGGAATTACTAAGGCGGTTACGTTTCATACTGCCCGGCATTCTGGCCTTACCTATCTATCAACCGTCTTACCAACGCCAATGGTTAAGGAGCTGGCTCAACACTCGGATATACAGACCACAATGGGATATGTACATACGTCAGGCCATGCAATTGAAACCGCCTTACGAGCTATTAAGTGGCCTAATTCTTATCAAAAGTGA
- a CDS encoding AI-2E family transporter produces MDTRAREVKLPSYAKIACVLLSLVIIIYGLHALQGLLIPLVFAILFSVLLFPLAQRLENWRVPRILAITLCLILTLAVIVGILYAVSMQISSFAEVIPQLIKRGNEYLAQLQTYADERLNIDRQRQVNEVRKYLNQALSEGGTILTSTLLATTSTLTDVFLVLLFIFFFLLYRDFFRSFFYRVFNGTRRSKIDAVLSGIYNVVKDYLAGLVLVILIIGTLMTVGLLILGIDYAIFFGFFGACLVLIPYFGISLGSLLPAAYALVTEDNPLKALGVIGVFLFVQTLEGNFITPYIVGSKVSINPLAAIIVLILWENVWGFPGLVLALPMTAILKVIFDAVESLNPYGFLIGEAEKPRPPIKNFQQLAEHLPKRAKKIGEIEEKT; encoded by the coding sequence ATGGATACTCGCGCACGGGAGGTTAAGCTCCCCTCATACGCTAAAATTGCCTGCGTATTACTGTCATTAGTTATCATTATTTACGGATTGCATGCCCTACAGGGATTACTGATTCCCCTGGTCTTCGCAATTCTCTTCTCTGTTCTCCTCTTTCCATTAGCACAACGGCTCGAAAATTGGCGGGTGCCTCGTATACTAGCCATTACGTTGTGTTTAATCCTGACACTGGCCGTTATTGTCGGCATTCTTTACGCCGTCTCAATGCAGATCAGCAGTTTTGCGGAAGTAATACCCCAATTAATCAAGCGTGGCAATGAGTATCTGGCTCAACTTCAAACCTACGCCGATGAACGCCTGAATATCGACCGTCAGCGACAAGTCAATGAAGTCCGGAAATACCTGAATCAGGCGCTGTCTGAAGGGGGCACTATTCTGACCAGTACACTCTTAGCCACAACCAGCACCCTGACGGATGTTTTTCTGGTATTATTATTTATTTTCTTCTTTCTGCTCTACCGCGACTTTTTCCGGTCGTTTTTTTACAGAGTATTTAATGGTACGCGACGGTCGAAGATCGATGCCGTGCTAAGTGGCATTTATAATGTTGTGAAAGACTACCTTGCCGGGTTGGTGCTTGTCATTCTGATCATTGGCACATTGATGACCGTGGGGCTGCTTATTCTGGGTATCGATTATGCTATTTTCTTTGGCTTCTTCGGAGCCTGTCTGGTCCTCATCCCTTACTTTGGCATTTCACTAGGCTCGCTTCTACCAGCAGCTTATGCGCTCGTTACGGAAGATAATCCCCTGAAAGCACTGGGTGTGATTGGTGTTTTTCTATTTGTCCAGACTCTGGAAGGCAATTTTATTACACCTTACATTGTCGGTTCGAAAGTAAGTATCAATCCATTGGCAGCCATTATTGTGCTCATTTTGTGGGAAAATGTGTGGGGATTTCCTGGTCTTGTTCTGGCTTTACCGATGACGGCCATTCTAAAAGTTATTTTTGATGCGGTCGAATCGCTAAATCCTTATGGATTCCTGATCGGTGAAGCCGAAAAACCCCGCCCACCCATTAAGAACTTCCAGCAATTGGCAGAGCATTTGCCTAAACGGGCCAAAAAGATTGGTGAGATCGAAGAGAAAACCTAG
- a CDS encoding transposase, whose translation MTDSAGKVIQEILADKRNRKYSLRRIFDALLYITKTGGQWRQMPNDLPPWPLCYYYFRNWSAEAMAQQRHLGKA comes from the coding sequence TTGACTGATTCCGCCGGGAAAGTTATCCAAGAAATCTTGGCTGACAAGAGAAATCGAAAATATTCCCTGCGCCGTATTTTTGATGCCCTGCTTTATATCACTAAAACAGGCGGCCAGTGGCGCCAAATGCCTAATGACCTACCGCCTTGGCCATTATGTTATTACTACTTCCGGAATTGGAGCGCCGAAGCAATGGCGCAACAACGGCACTTGGGAAAAGCTTAA
- a CDS encoding ATP-binding protein, whose product MQFRTKARAVDLLGKGQIADLPTAITELWKNGYDAYADKLSADLFKEGYNGLSKSYFVISDDGKGMSGTDVLDKWLVLGTDSKSRAELEEESEDTLWKRPRIKAGEKGIGRLSVAYLGNPMLMLTKKIGYPLQAIYFDWRLLENYNLFLDDITIPIRSVEKTESINVDFHELKNMFLSNFDKEFDSDNSPIWEGKQIELKFDIISDTINSELEKPILNNILSFYNSDDSHGTMFLVFNPINQIIELSEKDEDKIDEGNFVTSSLIGFTNPFKETSIKIEAVFNIHKDLETYDLLTKQGNFFEKSDFDLADVYIKGRFDGNGTFDGILRIFDKTIDYNYTNPRKKDKRSFYGSIPIELGYSQGIENSSNLSEIQFEKISTKVREYGGLYVFRDDFRVLPYGRENADFLNFELRRSKRAGTYYFSYRRMYGYIALTRERNPDLRDKSSREGLINNAQYRAFTSDATNFFIALAQDFFATTPKQSLFRDKLIEIQDQNKALEADKAREKVEKIAFTKALNTYPQKLDEHQTKYESLLNTLDEKLDNINITYSEVEYILDELQKLDLDLKGLIPKVPRRYRPTETQKERLYKFENRLNNYIESVTPRREELNKKAQDKLEIRDLKIDFTKKYNGYIYSLEKSLNEYRQQLDEKSALLIKEYRDRAKRLTSSLSENKETTIKSIVSKYQIIQFADEIEKQYYTLLEEAGKTLFPLVEHIKRLSFDIDEEQVQGAYKAQYEQMKYQWEQTRDTAQLGIAVEIIDHEFNQLYAKINSQLGELSKNSEVNSIKEFGFLERNFKQLEDKYALLSPLYRISGALVKDIPGNTIYNYLLDFFENQIEEYSIRLEVSDEFKTHLISIKEPVIHTVFINIINNAIYWMRNKEQRIIKLDYLPNPKEIIIANSGEKIPDYRLNKVFDLFYSQRPNGRGIGLYLSKQSLNEANLDIYATNDKKYNSLNGACFVINQITK is encoded by the coding sequence ATGCAGTTTAGAACAAAAGCAAGGGCGGTAGACTTACTCGGGAAAGGACAAATTGCAGATCTGCCTACGGCAATTACCGAGTTATGGAAAAACGGTTACGACGCTTATGCGGATAAATTAAGCGCTGATTTATTTAAAGAAGGCTACAACGGACTTTCAAAATCTTATTTTGTAATTTCTGATGACGGAAAAGGAATGTCCGGCACTGATGTTTTAGATAAGTGGTTAGTACTTGGAACAGACTCCAAGTCAAGGGCAGAATTAGAGGAAGAATCCGAGGATACTTTATGGAAAAGACCACGTATTAAAGCCGGAGAAAAAGGTATTGGACGCTTATCCGTAGCTTATTTAGGTAATCCAATGCTGATGCTTACAAAGAAAATCGGTTATCCACTGCAAGCAATATATTTCGATTGGAGATTATTAGAAAATTATAATTTATTTCTGGATGATATTACAATTCCGATTAGGTCTGTTGAAAAAACAGAATCGATTAATGTGGATTTCCATGAATTGAAAAATATGTTTTTATCGAATTTTGACAAAGAATTTGATTCAGATAATAGTCCAATTTGGGAGGGAAAACAAATAGAATTAAAATTCGATATTATTTCAGATACGATAAATTCAGAATTGGAAAAACCAATTCTGAATAATATATTATCCTTCTATAATTCTGATGATTCACACGGGACAATGTTTTTAGTATTTAATCCTATAAACCAAATTATAGAATTATCAGAAAAAGATGAGGACAAAATAGACGAAGGCAACTTTGTTACATCAAGCCTGATAGGGTTTACTAACCCTTTTAAAGAAACTTCAATCAAAATAGAAGCTGTTTTTAACATTCATAAAGATTTAGAAACTTATGATTTGTTAACTAAACAAGGTAACTTTTTTGAAAAATCTGATTTTGATTTAGCGGATGTCTATATAAAGGGGCGTTTTGACGGAAATGGTACTTTTGATGGTATTTTAAGAATATTTGATAAAACCATTGACTACAACTATACTAATCCCAGAAAAAAAGATAAACGTTCTTTTTATGGTAGTATTCCAATTGAATTAGGATATTCTCAGGGAATAGAAAATTCTTCGAATTTATCAGAAATCCAATTTGAAAAAATCTCAACTAAAGTTAGAGAGTATGGAGGCCTATACGTATTCAGAGATGATTTCAGGGTGTTACCTTATGGAAGAGAAAATGCCGACTTTTTGAACTTTGAACTTAGAAGGTCTAAAAGAGCAGGTACATATTATTTTTCTTATCGAAGAATGTATGGTTATATAGCTCTGACCAGAGAAAGAAACCCTGATTTAAGAGATAAGTCTAGTAGAGAGGGATTAATAAACAATGCCCAATACCGAGCATTCACCAGTGATGCTACAAATTTTTTTATTGCCTTAGCACAAGATTTTTTTGCAACAACACCTAAACAGTCGCTTTTTAGAGATAAATTAATTGAGATTCAAGATCAAAATAAAGCTTTAGAGGCAGACAAAGCTAGAGAAAAAGTAGAAAAGATTGCATTCACTAAAGCATTGAATACTTACCCTCAAAAATTAGATGAACACCAAACTAAGTATGAAAGTCTTCTCAATACATTAGATGAAAAACTAGATAATATCAATATCACATACTCAGAAGTTGAGTATATTTTAGATGAACTTCAAAAGCTTGACTTAGACCTTAAAGGATTAATTCCTAAAGTTCCTAGAAGATATAGACCTACTGAAACGCAAAAAGAACGGTTATATAAGTTTGAAAATCGTTTAAATAATTATATTGAATCTGTTACCCCGAGAAGGGAAGAATTAAATAAAAAAGCACAGGATAAATTAGAAATTAGGGATTTAAAAATTGATTTTACGAAGAAATATAACGGATATATTTATTCTCTGGAAAAATCACTCAATGAATATCGACAACAACTTGATGAAAAATCTGCTTTATTAATTAAAGAATACAGAGATAGAGCAAAACGATTAACTTCTTCTCTATCAGAGAATAAAGAAACGACAATAAAAAGCATAGTTTCCAAATATCAGATAATACAATTTGCTGACGAGATTGAAAAACAATATTATACTCTGTTAGAAGAAGCTGGAAAAACATTATTTCCGTTGGTGGAGCATATAAAGCGATTATCATTCGATATTGACGAAGAACAAGTTCAAGGCGCTTATAAAGCTCAATATGAACAAATGAAATACCAATGGGAGCAAACCAGAGATACAGCTCAATTAGGGATTGCAGTTGAAATTATCGACCATGAATTCAATCAACTGTATGCAAAAATAAATAGCCAGTTAGGAGAACTAAGTAAAAATTCAGAAGTTAATTCAATTAAGGAGTTTGGTTTCTTAGAAAGAAATTTCAAACAACTGGAAGATAAATATGCGCTACTTTCTCCGTTGTACAGGATTTCTGGTGCATTAGTTAAAGACATTCCAGGAAATACAATTTACAATTATTTACTTGATTTTTTTGAAAATCAGATTGAAGAATATAGCATAAGACTTGAAGTTTCTGATGAATTTAAAACACATTTAATTAGCATTAAAGAGCCGGTAATTCACACAGTATTTATTAATATTATAAACAATGCTATTTACTGGATGCGAAATAAAGAACAGCGTATTATTAAACTTGATTATTTACCGAATCCCAAAGAGATCATTATTGCTAATTCAGGAGAAAAAATACCTGACTATAGGCTTAATAAGGTTTTTGATTTGTTCTATTCTCAACGCCCTAATGGCAGAGGGATTGGGCTTTATTTATCAAAGCAAAGTTTAAACGAAGCCAATTTGGATATTTACGCAACTAACGATAAAAAATATAATTCTTTAA
- a CDS encoding transposase: protein MVVVVHAANIHDSPAARLVISRLALLGFEQINKLLADSGYGKKLAGWMKKSYGLILEVVKVSELAGF, encoded by the coding sequence TTGGTTGTCGTCGTCCATGCCGCCAATATTCATGATAGTCCGGCGGCACGACTAGTGATAAGTCGGCTAGCTCTGCTAGGTTTTGAACAGATCAATAAGCTCTTAGCTGACAGCGGCTATGGCAAGAAGTTAGCGGGTTGGATGAAAAAGTCGTATGGACTGATTCTAGAAGTGGTTAAGGTGAGCGAGTTGGCTGGTTTTTAG
- a CDS encoding DNA primase family protein — translation MNNVITVQPNPLIDSNQSFPIEEPHLIFSKVLATIKKADFRHLAGPVFVEDPDRKLTQKHYLICTVEHLLAQAQVNGYALCRRNGIVYLYNRAFWQVTEENEIQDLLSRTSEKMGVDKFNSRHYEFRDRLYRQFLSSSHFPVLPQSPQTVLINMQNGTYEITPDSQRLRPHDKADFLTYQLSFAYQANAKAPIFQRYLDTVLPDTDLQSLLAEYIGYVFIRHLKLEKVLLLYGTGSNGKSVFFEVVNALLGGQNVSNYSLQSLSNEAHRAKLADKLLNYGSEIKGSLESDVFKQLASGEPVEAKLLYRDPFIMRDYAKLMFNCNTLPKEVEHSEAFFRRFLIVPFEVTITDEQKDPELPTKIIQRELSGVFNWILSGMNRLLANKRFTHSEKASQVLAKYRQEADTVAVFLMEENYQPSVSYLSLQSIYEHYKAFCTISGFAFLNLKNFKDRLEKNHIQVKRQTIGNVVYASKPFP, via the coding sequence ATGAACAATGTCATTACAGTGCAACCTAACCCATTGATAGATAGTAATCAGTCGTTTCCAATTGAGGAGCCTCATCTGATCTTTTCCAAAGTATTAGCTACTATTAAAAAGGCAGACTTTAGGCACTTGGCTGGACCTGTATTTGTGGAAGATCCCGACCGTAAACTTACCCAAAAGCATTACTTAATATGTACCGTAGAACACTTGCTCGCTCAAGCCCAGGTTAACGGTTATGCCTTGTGCAGACGGAACGGAATTGTCTATCTCTATAATAGGGCCTTCTGGCAGGTAACTGAAGAGAACGAAATACAGGATCTGTTAAGTAGAACTTCCGAAAAAATGGGCGTGGATAAGTTCAACTCACGCCATTATGAATTTCGTGACCGTCTTTATCGCCAGTTTCTTTCATCTAGCCATTTCCCTGTCCTTCCGCAATCTCCTCAAACCGTCCTGATCAATATGCAGAATGGTACGTACGAGATTACCCCAGACAGTCAGCGCCTTCGACCTCATGATAAAGCAGACTTTCTAACCTATCAGCTCTCTTTCGCTTATCAAGCAAACGCCAAAGCGCCCATTTTTCAACGCTATTTGGACACGGTTCTGCCTGATACCGATTTACAATCTCTCCTAGCCGAATATATCGGCTATGTCTTCATCCGACATCTAAAACTAGAAAAGGTCTTACTGCTTTATGGTACTGGCTCAAATGGTAAATCGGTGTTTTTTGAAGTAGTGAATGCCCTATTGGGTGGACAAAATGTTTCGAATTATTCCTTGCAAAGTTTAAGTAACGAAGCCCACCGCGCTAAGCTAGCTGATAAGCTTCTCAATTATGGCAGTGAGATTAAAGGGAGCCTAGAGAGTGATGTGTTCAAGCAACTCGCATCAGGCGAACCCGTTGAAGCCAAGCTCTTGTATCGAGATCCCTTTATTATGCGGGATTACGCCAAGCTTATGTTCAACTGTAATACTCTACCTAAAGAGGTTGAGCACTCCGAAGCTTTTTTTCGCCGGTTCCTGATCGTACCCTTTGAGGTGACCATTACTGATGAGCAGAAAGACCCTGAATTACCCACAAAGATTATCCAGAGAGAACTGTCAGGTGTGTTTAACTGGATCTTAAGCGGTATGAATCGACTGCTAGCCAATAAACGGTTTACACATAGCGAAAAGGCTAGTCAAGTCTTGGCTAAATACCGGCAGGAAGCCGACACTGTGGCAGTCTTTTTAATGGAAGAAAACTACCAGCCTTCTGTAAGTTATTTATCACTTCAAAGCATCTACGAACATTACAAGGCTTTTTGTACTATTTCTGGATTTGCCTTTTTGAACCTCAAGAATTTCAAGGATAGGCTTGAAAAGAACCATATACAGGTAAAAAGGCAGACAATTGGCAATGTCGTCTATGCAAGCAAGCCTTTTCCTTAA
- a CDS encoding DNA cytosine methyltransferase gives METTKTKCGLKAVDFFCSGGGMSFGMQEAGVQIVAGIDFDGNCKSTYEANIHGAEFIHADVFNLKEETLQEQLSLFKNDDELILIGCSPCQFWSLIYTDKTKSNKSKNLLIEFKRFVEYFNPGYVVVENVPGVLKRKEESGLDEFINWLAENKYKVHFDVHEVSNYGVPQYRKRFTLIANRVSSKELIPVIAQEKKITVRDVIGEHNGFPKVRPGHKDSSDFLHTVAGLQKVNLDRLAVTPKDGGGRMAYVDDENLAPKCHKGKTEGFSDVYGRMWWDRPSPTITTKFFSISNGRFGHPEEDRAISLREGAVLQSFPKTYIFKATSIENTARMIGNAVPPKYATAIGKAIIQNHKNAV, from the coding sequence TTGGAGACTACAAAGACAAAATGTGGCCTGAAAGCCGTGGATTTCTTTTGCTCTGGAGGTGGAATGAGTTTTGGAATGCAAGAAGCTGGAGTTCAAATAGTTGCTGGGATTGATTTTGATGGAAATTGCAAATCTACTTATGAGGCTAACATTCATGGTGCAGAATTTATTCATGCCGATGTTTTTAATCTAAAGGAAGAGACTCTTCAAGAACAACTTTCCCTCTTTAAAAACGATGACGAACTTATTTTAATCGGATGTAGCCCTTGCCAATTTTGGAGCCTAATATATACAGACAAGACGAAATCGAATAAATCAAAAAATCTACTTATCGAGTTTAAACGCTTTGTAGAATATTTTAATCCGGGTTATGTTGTTGTAGAAAATGTTCCTGGCGTTTTAAAACGCAAGGAAGAAAGTGGGTTAGACGAATTTATTAATTGGTTAGCAGAAAATAAATATAAAGTTCATTTTGATGTACATGAAGTTAGCAATTATGGAGTTCCTCAGTATAGAAAAAGATTTACATTAATTGCCAATCGTGTTTCATCAAAAGAATTAATACCGGTAATAGCTCAAGAGAAAAAAATAACTGTTCGAGACGTTATCGGTGAGCATAATGGATTCCCAAAAGTTAGACCTGGGCACAAGGATTCTTCAGATTTTTTACATACAGTTGCAGGCTTACAAAAAGTAAACTTAGATCGATTAGCTGTAACCCCCAAAGATGGAGGTGGACGAATGGCGTATGTTGATGATGAAAATTTAGCGCCAAAATGTCATAAGGGGAAGACAGAAGGTTTTAGTGACGTTTATGGGCGTATGTGGTGGGATAGACCATCCCCTACAATTACAACAAAATTTTTCAGTATCTCTAATGGACGCTTCGGGCATCCTGAAGAAGACAGAGCAATTTCATTAAGAGAGGGAGCTGTATTACAGTCTTTTCCTAAAACCTATATTTTTAAAGCAACAAGTATTGAAAATACCGCAAGAATGATTGGAAATGCTGTACCTCCAAAATATGCCACTGCAATAGGTAAAGCTATAATTCAAAATCATAAAAATGCAGTTTAG